From one Phocaeicola salanitronis DSM 18170 genomic stretch:
- the icd gene encoding NADP-dependent isocitrate dehydrogenase: MSKVQMKDGRLIVPDCVTIPYIEGDGVGAEITPVCQKIVNEAVRAAYGGKRSIEWMEVLAGGKAFAQTGEWLPQATLDVFREYLIGIKGPLTTPVGGGIRSLNVALRQTLDLYVCLRPVRWFKGVVSPLKEPQKVNMHIFRENTEDIYAGIEWEQGTPEAQKFYTFLHDEMGVSKVRFPETSSFGVKPVSAEGSKRLVRSAIRYALQHHQTSVTLVHKGNIMKFTEGGFKRWGYEVAEQEFPDQTFSMNQYNQIKKDLGEESANAALADAANTGKVIIKDCIADAFLQNTLLKPEEYAVIATLNLNGDYISDQLAAMVGGIGIAPGANINYATGHAIFEATHGTAPDIAGKNIVNPCSMLLSSVMMLEHLGWEEAATLITQALEKLFEAGEATNDLARFMPNGKPLGTMEFGQRVIDALSSN; the protein is encoded by the coding sequence ATGAGCAAAGTACAAATGAAAGACGGCCGGCTGATTGTACCCGACTGTGTAACCATACCTTATATAGAAGGTGACGGAGTAGGCGCCGAAATCACTCCGGTATGCCAGAAAATTGTGAACGAAGCGGTCAGAGCCGCATACGGAGGCAAACGTTCCATCGAATGGATGGAAGTGCTTGCAGGAGGAAAAGCATTTGCCCAAACAGGCGAATGGCTCCCTCAAGCCACCCTTGATGTTTTCCGCGAATACCTGATAGGCATCAAAGGGCCGCTGACCACTCCCGTAGGCGGAGGCATCCGTTCGCTGAACGTAGCCCTGCGCCAGACCCTCGACCTTTATGTATGCCTGCGCCCGGTACGCTGGTTCAAGGGAGTCGTTTCCCCATTGAAAGAACCGCAAAAAGTAAACATGCACATTTTCCGCGAAAACACGGAAGACATCTATGCAGGCATCGAATGGGAACAGGGAACTCCCGAAGCCCAGAAGTTCTACACCTTCCTTCACGACGAGATGGGAGTAAGCAAAGTACGTTTCCCCGAGACCTCGTCCTTCGGCGTAAAACCGGTCTCCGCCGAAGGGAGCAAACGGCTGGTACGTTCCGCCATCCGGTATGCCTTGCAGCATCATCAGACTTCCGTCACACTGGTGCATAAAGGCAACATCATGAAATTTACCGAAGGCGGGTTCAAACGCTGGGGATATGAAGTGGCAGAGCAAGAGTTTCCCGACCAGACTTTCTCCATGAACCAATACAACCAGATAAAGAAAGACCTGGGAGAAGAATCGGCAAATGCCGCCCTTGCCGATGCCGCCAACACCGGAAAGGTCATCATCAAAGACTGCATAGCCGACGCGTTCCTGCAAAACACCCTGCTGAAGCCTGAAGAATATGCGGTAATAGCCACCTTGAACCTGAACGGCGACTATATATCCGACCAGCTTGCCGCCATGGTAGGAGGCATCGGAATCGCTCCCGGAGCCAACATCAACTACGCAACGGGGCATGCCATCTTCGAAGCCACCCACGGCACGGCTCCCGACATCGCCGGAAAAAACATCGTCAACCCTTGTTCGATGCTGCTCTCTTCGGTCATGATGCTGGAACATTTAGGCTGGGAAGAAGCCGCAACCCTCATCACGCAAGCCTTGGAGAAACTATTCGAAGCGGGAGAAGCGACCAACGACCTCGCCCGCTTCATGCCCAACGGAAAACCCTTGGGCACTATGGAATTCGGACAACGGGTGATTGATGCGCTAAGCAGTAACTGA
- a CDS encoding aconitate hydratase, with protein MVYDIDMLRTFYASYAKRVKAAQQASGKPLTLAEKILYTHLYHPEIQPRFRRGEDYATFRPDRVAMQDATAQMALLQFMNAGKETTAVPATVHCDHLIQAYKGVQTDLPAACQVNREVYDFLQSVSAKYGIGFWKPGAGIIHQVVLENYAFPGGMMVGTDSHTPNAGGLGMIAIGVGGADAVDVMTGMEWELKMPRLIGVHLKGSLNGWAAPKDVILKLAGILTVKGATNAIIEYFGEGTASISATGKATICNMGAEVGATTSIFPYDEQMNAYLCATGREEIARLASACADCLQADPEVLAQPEKYYDRIIEIDLSALEPYINGPFTPDAACPISDFAEKVKANGYPRRMEVGLIGSCTNSSYQDLSRAASLARQVKEKALKMASPLIINPGSEQIYCTARRDGMISAFEAVGGTIMTNACGPCIGQWKRVTDDPNRANSIVTSFNRNFAKRADGNPNTHAFVASPELAMALTIAGDLCFNPLTDTLTNEKGEQVKLDAPAGETLPRNGFTVDDNGYIAPPADGKSIEVSIHPDSERLQKLEPFAPWDGNDLIDMPLLIKTKGKCTTDHISMAGPWLRFRGHLENISNNLLMGAVNAFNGKTNWVLNTLTGEYEAVSAVAKSYKAKGIPSIVVAEENYGEGSSREHAAMEPRFLNVRVVLAKSFARIHETNLKKQGMLALTFIHKDDYDKVQENDRISVFGLREFTPGKPLQIKLRHADGSEDTFEAAHTYNEMQIKWFKAGAALNL; from the coding sequence ATGGTTTACGACATCGACATGCTAAGAACGTTTTACGCCTCGTATGCAAAACGGGTAAAAGCGGCTCAACAGGCAAGCGGCAAGCCTCTCACGCTTGCCGAAAAGATTTTATATACCCACTTGTATCATCCGGAGATACAACCCCGCTTCCGGCGAGGCGAAGATTATGCCACATTCCGCCCCGACCGCGTTGCCATGCAAGACGCCACGGCGCAAATGGCACTGCTGCAATTCATGAATGCAGGCAAAGAAACAACAGCCGTTCCTGCAACGGTACACTGCGACCATCTGATACAAGCCTACAAAGGTGTACAAACCGACCTTCCTGCCGCCTGCCAGGTGAACCGTGAAGTGTATGACTTCCTGCAAAGCGTGTCTGCCAAATATGGCATCGGATTCTGGAAACCGGGTGCCGGCATCATCCACCAGGTCGTATTGGAAAACTACGCTTTTCCCGGCGGCATGATGGTAGGCACCGATTCGCATACGCCCAATGCAGGCGGACTGGGCATGATAGCCATCGGAGTAGGCGGAGCTGATGCCGTAGACGTAATGACCGGCATGGAATGGGAACTGAAAATGCCCCGCCTCATCGGCGTGCACCTGAAAGGAAGCCTGAACGGATGGGCTGCCCCCAAAGACGTGATACTGAAACTTGCCGGCATCCTTACCGTAAAAGGAGCGACCAATGCCATCATCGAATATTTCGGCGAAGGGACCGCATCGATTTCGGCAACGGGGAAAGCCACTATCTGCAACATGGGCGCCGAAGTAGGCGCGACCACCTCCATCTTTCCTTACGACGAACAGATGAACGCTTACCTGTGTGCCACCGGCCGTGAAGAGATAGCCCGGCTGGCATCGGCGTGTGCCGATTGCCTGCAAGCCGACCCCGAAGTGCTGGCACAACCGGAAAAGTATTACGACCGCATCATCGAAATCGACCTGTCGGCATTGGAACCTTATATCAACGGGCCGTTTACACCTGATGCCGCCTGCCCCATTTCGGATTTTGCAGAAAAAGTAAAAGCAAACGGTTACCCACGCCGCATGGAAGTAGGATTAATCGGTTCGTGCACCAATTCGTCTTACCAAGACCTGAGCCGGGCAGCCTCACTGGCACGTCAGGTAAAGGAGAAAGCCCTCAAGATGGCTTCTCCCCTGATAATCAATCCCGGATCGGAACAAATCTATTGCACCGCCCGGCGCGACGGCATGATAAGCGCCTTCGAAGCCGTAGGCGGAACCATTATGACCAATGCCTGCGGCCCGTGCATCGGACAATGGAAACGGGTGACCGATGACCCGAACAGAGCCAACTCGATTGTCACATCGTTCAACCGGAACTTTGCCAAACGTGCCGACGGGAACCCGAATACGCACGCCTTCGTAGCTTCACCGGAGCTGGCTATGGCACTTACCATCGCCGGAGACTTGTGCTTCAACCCACTGACCGATACCCTTACCAATGAAAAGGGCGAACAGGTGAAACTGGATGCACCTGCCGGCGAAACTCTGCCCCGAAACGGATTCACCGTAGACGACAACGGATACATTGCCCCGCCTGCCGACGGCAAATCCATCGAAGTTTCCATACATCCCGATTCGGAACGCCTGCAAAAACTGGAACCATTCGCACCGTGGGACGGAAATGACCTTATCGACATGCCGCTCTTGATCAAGACAAAAGGGAAATGCACCACCGACCATATATCCATGGCAGGCCCGTGGCTACGGTTCCGCGGACATTTGGAAAATATCTCCAACAACCTGCTGATGGGAGCCGTAAACGCTTTCAACGGGAAAACGAACTGGGTATTGAACACCCTGACCGGAGAATACGAAGCCGTATCCGCCGTTGCCAAAAGCTATAAGGCAAAAGGGATTCCCTCCATCGTAGTAGCCGAAGAAAACTACGGAGAAGGCTCCAGCCGCGAACATGCCGCCATGGAGCCGCGTTTTCTCAACGTAAGAGTCGTTCTTGCCAAGAGTTTCGCCCGCATCCATGAAACGAACCTGAAAAAGCAAGGCATGCTGGCTCTGACATTCATCCATAAAGACGATTACGATAAAGTGCAGGAAAACGACCGCATCTCTGTCTTCGGATTAAGAGAGTTCACACCCGGAAAACCCCTGCAAATCAAGTTGAGGCATGCCGACGGAAGCGAAGATACTTTCGAAGCCGCACATACATATAATGAAATGCAGATAAAGTGGTTTAAAGCCGGAGCGGCATTGAATTTATAA
- a CDS encoding glycerophosphodiester phosphodiesterase family protein has translation MKKIYLLSLLIIGACCTGSICAQTALPDTLLFVFKLHGQTRKYEMLFREKNDTLRIDWRILRNLHWQKGSYLMAPASQEAGNSLCFLQPVDKENRLLGINETAYMLSRQAYKELKTTGAFHYNQTVYKKGNKKGEALGCPLIYCIDQTEGAEIWILDNESLPLIWKMQNNPLNVNWQVEHPSATYKDPIEVVVHRGANHLAPENTVASAYAALEHGATWIELDVRKSKDGVLYNLHDETLDRTTNGQGALADMNSDEVDKLDAGSWFGKEYAGTRIPRISEMLDSLYGKANVFFDVKRGTPVKDLVRLVRLKGFATNSFFWFADEGMLKEFVRLAPEMKVKVNADDIARLQYWMTVCRPSYVEINPEQITPEFKAFCKANGIRIMAAIQNGTEEAYRTAIEKEPDLVNLDQPELFQKILNK, from the coding sequence ATGAAAAAGATATATCTTCTCTCCTTATTGATTATAGGTGCATGCTGCACCGGAAGTATATGCGCGCAAACCGCCCTGCCCGATACATTACTGTTCGTGTTCAAACTCCACGGACAGACCCGCAAATACGAAATGTTATTCCGCGAAAAGAACGACACGTTGCGCATCGACTGGCGCATCTTGCGGAACCTGCATTGGCAAAAAGGAAGCTACCTGATGGCTCCCGCATCGCAAGAAGCGGGAAACTCATTATGCTTCCTCCAGCCCGTAGACAAAGAAAACCGCCTGTTAGGCATAAACGAAACCGCCTACATGCTCTCACGCCAAGCCTACAAGGAACTGAAGACGACCGGGGCATTTCACTATAACCAGACGGTTTACAAGAAAGGAAACAAAAAAGGAGAAGCCTTGGGATGCCCGCTCATCTATTGCATAGACCAAACCGAAGGAGCAGAAATATGGATATTGGATAATGAGTCCCTGCCCTTGATATGGAAGATGCAGAACAATCCGCTGAACGTAAACTGGCAGGTAGAGCATCCTTCTGCTACATACAAGGACCCGATAGAGGTAGTGGTACACCGGGGCGCCAACCATTTGGCACCCGAAAACACGGTGGCTTCGGCATACGCAGCTTTGGAACACGGTGCCACGTGGATAGAGCTGGATGTACGGAAAAGCAAAGACGGAGTGCTGTATAACCTGCACGACGAGACCCTCGACCGCACCACCAACGGGCAAGGCGCATTAGCCGATATGAATTCTGACGAAGTGGACAAATTAGACGCAGGAAGTTGGTTTGGAAAAGAATATGCCGGCACACGTATCCCCCGCATCTCGGAAATGCTCGATTCGCTCTACGGAAAAGCAAATGTATTCTTCGATGTGAAACGCGGCACGCCCGTAAAAGACCTCGTAAGACTGGTCCGCCTGAAAGGATTCGCCACGAACAGTTTCTTCTGGTTCGCCGATGAAGGAATGCTGAAAGAGTTTGTCCGCCTTGCTCCGGAAATGAAAGTCAAAGTAAATGCGGATGACATCGCCCGCCTGCAATATTGGATGACGGTATGCCGCCCATCGTACGTAGAAATCAATCCCGAACAAATCACACCGGAATTCAAGGCGTTCTGCAAGGCTAACGGCATCCGCATTATGGCGGCTATCCAGAACGGTACAGAAGAAGCCTATCGCACCGCAATAGAAAAAGAGCCAGACTTGGTCAATCTGGACCAGCCTGAACTTTTCCAAAAAATACTCAATAAATAA
- a CDS encoding GH92 family glycosyl hydrolase: MGIAFGLCLSGTLYASAQTQLTDYVDPRIGSEGLGRVFIGPSCPYGMVKPSPDCTPSPNSGWLPMPERVDGFSQVHVSGTGGGPKYGNILVTPFCNGMDQTQHLDYRAYENIRLGYYDTRFKQSGIRTEITTTERASFYRFTYPADSLKSLAIDAGFFLGESPVPDAREAQQFVGSEIEILSDHEVSGYTRIRGGWNNGRAYTVYFYAETDKPFVQSRTWKGSDITDERSQFDSYEKTGALLRFAEGDSVVQLKIGISFLSSQRAKHNARTYIPHWSFEKVHNDLLVQWEKLFKAIEIAPDTPETQKRMFYTALYHTMIMPVDRTGENPLWNDPEPYYDDYYAIWDTYRTSTPLITLIDPQRETDIVRSLITIYKRDGYMPDARSGNANGRTQGGSNAEIVIADAFVKGLKGIDYELALKAMLQDATVPPGGNQEAEGRGGLVPYLELGYIPYGIPRAGNRTVEYAYCDYAIALVAKGLGKEDLYRHYLKQSENWKNLWRSDYEHEGAKGFIMPRDKEGNWLDQIPFGSSKVQKPTYTYTPVTFEGPWYTPWWDMFFYEASSWEYSLSIPHDVPGLIAQCGGKEKFEERLDIFFDKGFYNVNNEPSFLTPCLYHWIGKPWRSDDRIREIITTHFNDSPMGLPGNDDSGAMSSWLAFHMTGLYPNAGQDYYLIHAPMLKETTFHLEDGKDFTIRAERLSDENRYIQSATLNGKDYPYSALRHKDLVAGGELVLKMGNKPGKWGTELGL; encoded by the coding sequence ATGGGCATAGCCTTTGGCTTGTGCCTGAGCGGGACGCTATACGCCTCCGCTCAAACGCAACTGACCGACTATGTAGACCCGCGCATCGGGTCGGAAGGACTGGGACGGGTATTTATCGGTCCGTCTTGCCCTTATGGAATGGTCAAACCTTCTCCCGACTGCACTCCTTCACCCAATAGCGGCTGGCTGCCCATGCCCGAACGGGTGGACGGATTCTCGCAAGTACACGTAAGCGGAACCGGAGGAGGTCCCAAGTATGGGAATATTTTAGTGACGCCTTTCTGCAACGGAATGGACCAAACCCAACACTTGGATTATCGGGCTTACGAAAATATCCGGCTGGGATATTACGATACCCGATTTAAGCAGAGCGGCATCCGTACGGAAATCACCACCACGGAGCGGGCTTCGTTCTACCGCTTCACCTATCCCGCTGATTCCTTGAAATCATTGGCTATCGATGCCGGTTTCTTCTTGGGAGAAAGCCCCGTGCCCGATGCACGTGAAGCCCAGCAGTTCGTAGGCTCGGAAATAGAAATCCTGTCCGACCATGAAGTGAGCGGCTACACCCGTATCCGGGGAGGCTGGAACAACGGGCGTGCCTATACGGTCTACTTCTATGCCGAAACCGACAAGCCTTTCGTCCAAAGCCGCACGTGGAAAGGAAGCGACATCACCGATGAACGTTCCCAGTTCGACTCGTATGAGAAGACGGGTGCCTTGCTCCGCTTTGCCGAAGGAGACTCGGTAGTACAACTGAAAATAGGTATTTCCTTCCTGAGCAGCCAACGGGCAAAGCACAATGCCCGTACCTACATTCCCCACTGGTCTTTCGAGAAAGTACATAACGACTTGTTAGTCCAATGGGAAAAGCTGTTCAAGGCAATTGAAATCGCTCCCGATACTCCCGAAACGCAAAAGCGGATGTTCTATACCGCGCTCTACCACACGATGATTATGCCCGTAGACCGCACCGGAGAGAATCCGCTTTGGAACGACCCTGAGCCTTATTACGATGACTATTACGCCATTTGGGACACTTACCGCACCTCTACCCCACTCATCACACTTATCGACCCGCAACGCGAAACCGACATCGTGCGCTCGCTCATCACCATCTATAAACGGGATGGATACATGCCCGATGCACGAAGCGGAAACGCCAACGGACGTACGCAAGGAGGCTCGAATGCCGAAATCGTCATCGCCGACGCTTTTGTGAAAGGCTTGAAAGGCATCGACTATGAACTGGCGCTGAAAGCGATGTTGCAGGATGCTACCGTGCCTCCCGGAGGAAACCAGGAAGCGGAAGGACGGGGCGGACTGGTTCCCTACCTGGAATTAGGCTACATCCCGTATGGCATTCCACGCGCAGGAAACCGCACCGTGGAATACGCGTATTGCGATTATGCCATTGCTCTGGTAGCCAAAGGACTGGGAAAAGAAGACCTCTACCGACACTACCTGAAACAATCGGAGAATTGGAAAAACCTGTGGCGAAGCGATTACGAACACGAAGGGGCAAAAGGATTCATCATGCCGCGCGACAAGGAGGGAAACTGGCTCGACCAGATACCTTTCGGTAGCTCGAAAGTGCAGAAGCCTACGTACACCTACACACCGGTCACCTTCGAAGGACCGTGGTACACCCCGTGGTGGGACATGTTCTTCTACGAAGCCAGCTCGTGGGAATACTCGCTCAGCATCCCTCACGATGTGCCGGGGCTTATCGCACAATGCGGAGGGAAGGAGAAATTCGAAGAACGCCTCGACATCTTCTTCGACAAAGGCTTTTATAATGTGAACAACGAGCCTTCGTTTCTTACCCCCTGCCTGTATCACTGGATAGGGAAACCCTGGCGGAGCGATGACCGCATCCGCGAAATCATCACCACCCACTTTAACGACTCTCCGATGGGGCTTCCCGGAAACGATGATTCGGGAGCGATGTCTTCGTGGCTTGCTTTCCACATGACAGGACTTTATCCCAATGCCGGACAAGACTATTATCTGATACATGCCCCGATGCTGAAGGAAACCACCTTCCATCTGGAAGACGGAAAAGACTTTACCATCCGAGCAGAACGCCTCTCGGATGAGAACCGGTACATCCAGTCGGCTACTTTGAACGGGAAGGATTACCCTTACTCCGCCCTGCGCCATAAAGACCTCGTAGCAGGAGGAGAACTGGTTTTGAAGATGGGAAACAAACCCGGCAAATGGGGAACAGAATTAGGATTATAA
- a CDS encoding RagB/SusD family nutrient uptake outer membrane protein produces the protein MKTKNIFTGAMLALATISCSDLDVDIKSQYTDYPMDSDMALEARISNAYYAFRDPLNRRYDELLSLSSDEYSAVCFDGGWLDGRQYSNCSTHSWNASANDNQLNVCSSLLSGITNCNILLRDLEEGDTELSAPVRAARAFYTFLFMDNFGDTPIADDNLTQGATQIDRSPRADVARWIESELLAVRDDCPSEVNESTYGTPTCWMVDALLAKLYINWNVYTQDVTSASWSPDDANEKLNDCITVCDRIINSGMFDLSDDYKTKFMYTNGSHIKDFIYAVPYEATLSQGMMYARYRTWRYGGANGFYTTVLTPSCGGNFAMNPEFAELFCLPGDRRNDVVVGDPAQDSIYVYQYDPETGEVTDVPHMYEGKQVVFTKNITLIREDGDLDVGANGTRQGYRSIKFYPDPDDYNLYERNQDNDIPIFRYADIILTKCEAITRGGTATQGDTPMSLFNQIRSYVNAPLLTEAPSLQDILDERGREFLDEHWRRNDLIRFGDYERPWGFKYINPDNALLTNRIFPLSQSVLQSNTNWNQNAGY, from the coding sequence ATGAAAACAAAAAACATATTTACCGGTGCCATGCTGGCACTCGCAACTATCAGTTGTTCAGACTTGGATGTGGATATCAAATCCCAATATACGGATTATCCCATGGACTCTGACATGGCATTGGAAGCCAGAATAAGCAACGCTTATTACGCATTTCGTGATCCGTTGAACCGCCGCTACGATGAATTGCTTTCGCTTAGTTCAGACGAATATTCTGCGGTTTGCTTCGATGGCGGTTGGCTGGACGGGCGCCAATATTCAAACTGCTCCACCCACTCATGGAATGCTTCTGCCAATGATAACCAGTTGAATGTATGTAGCAGCTTATTGTCAGGAATAACCAATTGCAATATATTGCTGCGCGACCTGGAAGAAGGCGATACAGAACTTTCCGCTCCGGTCCGGGCTGCACGCGCCTTCTACACGTTCCTTTTCATGGACAACTTTGGCGACACCCCTATTGCCGATGATAACCTGACACAAGGTGCCACCCAAATAGACCGCTCTCCGCGTGCCGATGTAGCCCGCTGGATAGAATCGGAATTGCTTGCAGTGCGCGACGATTGCCCCAGCGAAGTAAACGAATCCACATACGGTACTCCGACTTGCTGGATGGTAGACGCCCTGCTTGCCAAACTTTATATCAACTGGAATGTCTACACACAAGACGTTACCAGTGCAAGCTGGAGTCCCGATGACGCCAATGAGAAACTGAACGACTGCATCACGGTTTGCGACCGTATCATCAACTCGGGAATGTTCGACCTGAGCGATGACTATAAGACAAAATTCATGTATACCAACGGGTCGCATATCAAAGATTTCATCTATGCCGTTCCTTACGAAGCGACTCTTAGCCAAGGCATGATGTATGCGCGTTACCGTACATGGCGTTACGGAGGTGCCAACGGTTTCTACACTACCGTACTGACCCCAAGTTGCGGTGGAAACTTTGCCATGAATCCTGAATTTGCCGAGCTATTCTGCCTCCCCGGTGACCGCCGTAATGATGTCGTCGTAGGCGATCCGGCACAAGATTCCATTTATGTTTACCAATATGACCCCGAAACCGGAGAAGTCACCGATGTTCCCCACATGTACGAAGGAAAACAAGTGGTATTCACTAAAAACATCACTCTCATCAGAGAAGATGGCGACCTTGATGTAGGCGCAAACGGAACCAGACAAGGATACCGTTCCATCAAGTTCTATCCGGATCCCGATGACTATAACCTCTATGAGCGCAATCAGGACAACGATATTCCTATCTTCCGTTATGCGGATATCATCCTGACAAAATGCGAAGCCATTACCCGTGGAGGAACAGCGACACAAGGGGATACCCCCATGAGCCTCTTCAACCAAATCCGTTCGTATGTAAACGCCCCACTGCTCACAGAAGCTCCATCCCTGCAAGACATCTTGGATGAACGTGGCCGTGAATTTCTGGATGAACACTGGCGCCGCAACGACTTGATCCGTTTTGGAGATTATGAACGTCCTTGGGGATTCAAATACATCAATCCGGACAACGCTCTATTGACCAACCGTATCTTCCCGTTGAGCCAAAGCGTATTGCAATCCAACACGAACTGGAACCAAAACGCCGGATATTGA